A single window of Crassostrea angulata isolate pt1a10 chromosome 8, ASM2561291v2, whole genome shotgun sequence DNA harbors:
- the LOC128161731 gene encoding uncharacterized protein LOC128161731, giving the protein MGSSLLHVILVSVLFELSTEIPIYSYRFEVYPVERCPKNISDFETAASRRNCTKGTRYLCAPDKYLSNLIEFCTDVPKSLYGDGNCVRLEGTGGLNHYNCVDTFISGCPTSSYTDDNIYKYPACLNINKDLKCFVAEKDCLERTSSTAPSSTERYCNETKREGSRNKLTNGSNNAALIGILIPVGLLGVVISGILFYKKRRKKKEILLDEKKIREFLGKGNLTIRQVRCIILGCAGAGKTTLLKRLQNVPYKELKKIESTEIVDVHVNSFEVLEDKETIKRVESKNELPTIIFSKDMLDINSKRIHIEQTPVNENDYTEDGESSEDEHSMRENDAILENKDSSRDKSFDKTARARRKQKMSSNAKRKLDLSENNDEENVESEHDEDTNQSIRLIPFSTSEQGKDTNQREDIGNIVLPQCSYDKTSQKGKTDSFQSPSQVSLQGNNKYFGSEGRIKNENIEDYVNAKLLTSPSGNLRRVHYRETT; this is encoded by the exons ATGGGCTCGTCATTGTTACACGTGATACTGGTCAGCGTGCTATTTGAACTGTCAACAGAAATTCCG atttattccTACCGATTTGAGGTATATCCAGTGGAGAGATGTCCCAAAAATATATCTGATTTTGAGACAGCAGCCAGTAGAAGAAATTGTACAAAAGGCACACGATACCTGTGTGCTCCTGATAAATACCTGTCAAATTTGATAGAATTCTGCACGGACGTCCCAAAATCTCTTTATGGAGATG GTAACTGTGTAAGACTGGAGGGTACTGGCGGTCTAAACCATTACAATTGTGTGGATACATTCATAAGTGGTTGTCCAACTTCGTCATATACCgatgacaatatttataaat atcCAGCGTGCCTAAATATTAACAAAGATTTGAAGTGTTTTGTTGCTGAAAAAGATTGTCTAGAAAG AACTTCTTCAACAGCACCATCTTCAACAGAGAGATATTGCAATGAAACTAAAAGAGAGGGGTCGAGAAACAAACTAACAAATGGATCTAATAATGCTGCTCTTATTGGGATACTTATACCGGTCGGGTTGCTAGGTGTGGTGATATCAGGGATACTCTTTTACAAAAAAAGGAGAAAGAAAAAAG AAATACTGCTAGATGAAAAGAAGATTAGAGAGTTTCTCGGTAAAGGAAATCTGACCATTCGCCAAGTTAGATGCATTATACTGGGATGTGCAGGTGCAGGGAAAACGACTCTCCTGAAGAGATTGCAGAACGTTCCGTACAAAGAGCTTAAGAAAATAGAGTCAACAGAAATAGTTGACGTCCATGTAAACAGTTTTGAGGTGTTGGAAGATAAAGAAAccattaaaa GGGTCGAGAGTAAGAACGAACTGCCAACAATcatattttctaaagatatgtTGGACATTAACAGCAAAAGAATACATATAGAGCAGACACCAGTCAATGAAAATGATTACACGGAAGATGGTGAATCAAGTGAAGATGAACATTCTATGAGAGAAAATG ACGCCATATTAGAAAACAAAGATTCATCACGCGACAAATCTTTTGACAAGACTGCGAGAGCAAGACGAAAGCAAAAAATGTCTTCAAATGCAAAAAGAAAACTAGATTTATCAGAAAATAATGACGAGGAAAATGTAGAGAGTGAACATGACGAGGATACCAATCAAAGTATCAGGCTGATACCTTTCTCCACAAGTGAACAGGGAAAAGACACGAATCAAAGGGAAGACATAGGAAACATCGTTTTACCTCAGTGTTCTTACGATAAAACATCTCAAAAAGGTAAAACAGACTCTTTCCAAAGCCCCTCACAAGTATCACTTCAAGGAAATAATAAATACTTTGGAAGTGAAGGAcgtataaaaaatgaaaatatagaaGATTATGTAAATGCCAAACTTCTCACATCACCTTCAGGAAACCTCAGAAGAGTACACTACAGGGAAACAACATGA